Proteins co-encoded in one Flavivirga eckloniae genomic window:
- a CDS encoding hybrid sensor histidine kinase/response regulator transcription factor, with protein MKLLGLMIFIIFFALPKPSCYAQYITGEVNDFQKLTTKNGLSNNSVNCILKDKTGFVWIGTESGLNRFDGKNIDIISKEIDTVKNLSNLHIYDLYEDRLGRIWIATLEGLFCYYPNTETVEYFPSINASKIGASIYCLEPENESQIWLGTDHGLKLFNIDHKSISLSFAPEDNNPNSLSNRRVLSIHKSNNQLWVGTSNGLNLLNSKRTAFRRFLNKEDNPPLAQNNKVYDIVTDLKGTIWIGTEFSGLIKFDLKNNTFSHFLTNNSHIPHNEVRKIQCLKNGKLLIGTNGGGFAIFDPDSEVFHKEKYEAFNFSDKTSNSIYTVLQDYEDILWLGLTSGGVIYSNSNQNVFKHFKHKPSNDSGICENNIRSLFVDSSQNLWIGTLGGVTLYDSQTKRYTSYHHDSEDSTSLSHDVITSFTEANNNIWMATFSGGLNEFNTLTQKFEHHYFSPSKHGSISSNNISALAKDKKGRVYAATDNGLNILDNKSKIWKRVTRANTRDVLPYNDTIVFLCEIYNISTYNPESKSVQTFDYNHFYREPLSSITLGEDGKVWFAIQKRGLGCFDISTKEYSVFTSKDGLPSNNIMSIEKYGKHSYWISTDKGLSHFNSSNNTFTNYGLSEGLPFVEFYSNSSECLPDGSLAFGSNEGLLVFHPNNLGKRAINSKLRFKKFEIDGITVDHGKNSPLKQHISTTKELDLKYAQNDFAFEFIDINFTNQRLGNYEYKLENYMSHWKDIGSATRIGFTNMDPGAYVLKVRKVQADHQKGYQNEISVKVNIAAPFYMTWYFYVMILLLVVVLMKFYQRYTVISINQKNEIRIKKLEYEQQKEFTRLRMKFFTYISHELRTPLSLITDPINQLLKENYKNKSLEYLKLIKGNSERLMRLVNQILDFQKLENDAINLMVTEKNIEQEVYNIYSSFEQLALNNGVDYKLESSLDKEFTGWVDADKLEKIMYNLLSNAFKFTQTNGIVQVHISPINFNKGIEISISDNGNGLPPEKKQVIFEYFYSDEKSAQNYPMGVGVGLNFVKRLVNLHHGTIRVETEEGQGTSFIIQLPITKDAYSYSETGAIEKPSTKSIKNLNENEESVKLASNAPSILVVEDEDELRNYLVSHLSKKFKVLKATNGAEALSIVKTQKPDLILSDNIMPVMDGIEFCNALKKDDNLSHIPFFFLSAWNSDEFKLKGLIKGADDYISKPFNYDILETKITNVIYKRRSLLEVTKQMVKVLPKNKKITTSNERFMLNIQEILEKNLDNATFKAKDLEKDLFMSHASVYNKLIETTGLAANEFIREFRIRRAVQIIKQDKNLTVREVSTMVGFNDEKYFSRCFKKIMGVSPSKYNTLQ; from the coding sequence ATGAAACTATTGGGCTTAATGATATTTATAATATTTTTTGCACTCCCGAAGCCCAGTTGTTATGCACAATATATTACAGGAGAGGTTAACGATTTTCAAAAATTAACAACTAAAAACGGTCTTTCGAATAACTCGGTTAACTGTATACTTAAAGATAAAACAGGCTTTGTTTGGATTGGCACCGAATCTGGCCTAAATCGTTTTGATGGAAAAAACATTGATATTATTTCTAAGGAAATTGACACTGTAAAAAACCTTTCAAATCTGCACATATATGACCTTTACGAAGATCGTTTGGGAAGAATTTGGATAGCTACTCTAGAGGGGCTTTTTTGTTATTATCCGAATACAGAAACTGTTGAATATTTTCCTTCGATTAATGCTTCAAAAATTGGAGCAAGTATATATTGTTTAGAGCCTGAAAATGAATCTCAAATCTGGCTAGGAACAGACCATGGTCTTAAATTATTTAATATCGATCATAAATCAATATCATTAAGTTTTGCTCCTGAAGACAACAACCCTAATTCTTTGAGTAACAGACGTGTTCTTTCAATTCACAAAAGCAATAACCAACTATGGGTGGGAACAAGCAATGGGCTTAATCTGTTAAATTCAAAAAGAACCGCGTTTCGGCGCTTCTTAAATAAGGAAGATAATCCTCCATTAGCACAGAATAATAAGGTTTATGACATTGTAACCGATTTAAAGGGAACCATCTGGATTGGCACTGAGTTTAGTGGCCTAATAAAGTTTGATTTAAAGAATAATACGTTTTCTCATTTTTTAACAAACAATAGTCATATTCCTCATAATGAAGTTCGCAAAATTCAATGTTTAAAGAACGGAAAGTTACTAATTGGAACAAATGGAGGTGGGTTTGCAATATTCGATCCTGATTCTGAAGTATTTCATAAAGAAAAATATGAAGCATTTAATTTTAGTGATAAAACAAGTAACTCAATATACACGGTATTGCAGGATTACGAAGATATTTTATGGTTAGGCTTAACTTCGGGCGGTGTCATTTATAGTAATTCTAATCAAAATGTATTTAAACATTTTAAACACAAACCAAGTAATGATTCTGGTATTTGTGAAAACAATATTCGTAGTTTATTTGTTGATTCTAGTCAAAATTTATGGATCGGTACCTTAGGAGGTGTTACCCTTTATGATAGCCAAACAAAAAGGTACACCTCTTACCATCATGATTCAGAAGACTCCACAAGTTTGAGCCACGATGTGATAACTTCTTTTACCGAAGCTAACAATAATATATGGATGGCCACCTTCTCTGGAGGACTAAATGAATTTAACACACTTACACAGAAATTTGAACATCACTATTTTTCTCCTAGCAAGCATGGAAGTATAAGCAGCAATAACATATCTGCATTAGCCAAAGATAAGAAAGGAAGGGTTTATGCAGCAACAGACAATGGTCTTAACATATTGGATAATAAATCAAAAATTTGGAAGCGGGTAACCAGGGCAAATACCCGAGATGTATTGCCGTATAACGATACCATCGTATTTTTATGTGAAATCTACAACATAAGCACTTATAATCCTGAATCCAAATCCGTTCAAACCTTTGATTACAATCATTTTTATCGAGAACCATTGTCTTCTATAACATTAGGTGAAGATGGTAAAGTTTGGTTTGCTATTCAGAAACGTGGCTTAGGCTGTTTTGATATTTCAACCAAAGAGTACTCAGTTTTTACTAGTAAAGATGGGTTACCCAGTAACAATATAATGTCGATAGAAAAATACGGTAAACATAGTTATTGGATTAGTACAGATAAAGGCTTAAGTCACTTTAATAGTAGTAATAATACCTTTACCAATTATGGCCTATCCGAAGGGTTACCATTTGTTGAGTTTTATTCAAATTCATCGGAATGCTTACCCGATGGCTCACTCGCATTTGGCAGTAACGAAGGCTTACTTGTATTCCACCCCAATAACCTTGGTAAAAGAGCCATAAATTCGAAGCTTCGGTTTAAAAAGTTTGAAATCGACGGAATAACCGTTGACCATGGCAAGAACTCACCACTAAAGCAACACATTAGCACAACAAAAGAACTTGACTTAAAATATGCGCAAAACGATTTTGCGTTCGAGTTTATCGACATCAATTTTACAAACCAAAGATTGGGTAATTACGAATATAAATTAGAAAATTATATGAGTCATTGGAAAGACATTGGCTCAGCTACCAGAATTGGATTTACAAATATGGATCCCGGAGCATATGTTCTAAAGGTGAGAAAAGTTCAAGCAGATCATCAAAAAGGTTATCAGAATGAGATAAGTGTTAAAGTGAATATAGCTGCTCCTTTTTATATGACCTGGTATTTTTATGTAATGATTTTGCTACTGGTAGTCGTATTAATGAAATTTTATCAACGGTATACGGTAATAAGTATCAATCAGAAAAATGAGATACGGATAAAGAAACTGGAATATGAGCAACAAAAAGAGTTTACCCGTTTACGCATGAAATTTTTCACTTATATTTCTCATGAATTGCGCACGCCACTTTCTCTTATTACCGATCCAATTAATCAATTGCTTAAAGAAAATTACAAAAATAAAAGCCTCGAATATTTAAAACTAATTAAAGGGAATTCCGAACGGTTAATGCGTCTTGTGAATCAAATACTAGATTTTCAAAAGTTGGAAAATGATGCCATCAACTTGATGGTTACTGAAAAAAACATCGAACAAGAGGTTTATAATATTTATTCTAGTTTCGAACAATTGGCACTAAATAATGGTGTCGATTATAAGCTTGAATCATCTCTTGATAAAGAGTTTACGGGTTGGGTTGATGCCGATAAGCTGGAAAAGATCATGTATAATTTGTTGTCGAATGCCTTTAAATTTACTCAAACCAATGGAATAGTTCAGGTGCATATTTCTCCAATAAATTTCAATAAGGGAATAGAAATATCTATATCGGATAATGGAAATGGGTTGCCACCTGAAAAGAAACAGGTCATTTTCGAATACTTTTACTCAGACGAAAAATCTGCTCAAAATTACCCAATGGGTGTTGGCGTGGGCTTAAACTTTGTTAAACGATTGGTTAACCTTCACCATGGAACAATACGTGTAGAAACTGAAGAAGGTCAGGGCACTTCGTTTATTATTCAATTACCAATCACAAAAGACGCTTACAGTTACAGCGAAACTGGTGCAATCGAAAAACCATCGACTAAATCAATTAAAAATCTGAACGAAAATGAGGAATCAGTAAAATTGGCATCAAATGCCCCCTCCATTCTAGTCGTTGAGGACGAGGATGAGTTGAGAAATTATCTCGTTTCACATTTATCCAAAAAATTCAAGGTATTAAAAGCAACAAACGGTGCAGAAGCTTTAAGTATTGTTAAGACTCAAAAGCCTGATTTGATTTTAAGTGATAATATTATGCCTGTAATGGATGGTATTGAGTTTTGCAATGCCTTAAAAAAAGATGATAATTTAAGCCATATTCCGTTTTTCTTTCTTAGTGCGTGGAATTCAGATGAGTTTAAATTAAAAGGCTTAATAAAAGGTGCTGATGATTATATAAGCAAACCTTTTAATTACGATATCCTTGAAACTAAAATTACTAATGTTATATACAAACGACGCTCGTTATTGGAGGTAACCAAACAAATGGTGAAAGTGCTCCCTAAAAATAAAAAGATTACAACGAGCAACGAACGATTTATGCTTAATATACAGGAAATATTAGAAAAAAATTTAGATAATGCAACATTTAAAGCAAAAGACCTGGAAAAGGATTTGTTTATGAGTCATGCTAGTGTATACAACAAATTGATAGAAACAACTGGTCTTGCTGCAAATGAATTTATTCGTGAATTTAGAATTAGAAGAGCTGTTCAGATTATTAAGCAGGATAAAAATCTAACCGTGAGAGAAGTGAGTACCATGGTCGGGTTTAATGATGAAAAATATTTTAGTAGATGCTTCAAAAAAATTATGGGTGTTTCTCCTTCAAAATATAACACCCTACAATAA
- a CDS encoding alpha-L-fucosidase has translation MKALVSLMLLFVINQAFAQNEYKPDWESLATHKAAPEWFQDAKLGIYFHWGPYSVPAFDNEWYPRNMFMKGNKVYNHHLATYGDPKEFGYDKFVPMFKAEKFNPEEWAELFYNAGARFAGPVAMHSDGFAMWHSKVSPWNVKDKGPQRDIMGEIFSELKKRKIKTIATFHHARYGQRNADTPENWGTEDWRSGYNSHYPYHPDLPTSSTDPELSLLYGNFESMDDFHDFWLNTVNEVVDGYSPDIIWYDAWLNMIPEKYRQEMAANFFNSGIKNNKEVVICHKQNDMPMSLSVLDFEQGGRRETHPMPWMTDITLSHGSWCYTEGLEYKDAALVLRNMVDVWSKNGIVLLNISPRADGVIPDEQKKVLLEIGQWLETYGESVYETRPYFVHGYGNANTGDGSHGGQSAKIKYTKDDVRFTISKDGKNLYVSFLGKPKQGERIRINPLGIHQYHPTSPIKRVTLLGSDTEVKWEATTSTFYITMPNVEMNDLVTVFKFELE, from the coding sequence ATGAAAGCTTTAGTAAGTTTAATGTTGCTATTTGTAATAAATCAAGCATTTGCGCAAAATGAGTATAAACCTGATTGGGAATCGTTGGCGACGCATAAGGCAGCACCAGAATGGTTTCAGGATGCCAAATTGGGTATTTATTTCCATTGGGGGCCTTATTCTGTCCCTGCGTTTGATAATGAGTGGTATCCACGAAATATGTTTATGAAAGGCAATAAGGTGTACAATCATCATTTAGCTACTTATGGAGATCCTAAAGAATTTGGTTACGACAAATTTGTACCCATGTTTAAAGCCGAAAAATTTAATCCTGAAGAATGGGCAGAGCTGTTTTATAATGCAGGTGCTCGTTTTGCCGGTCCAGTAGCAATGCATAGTGATGGTTTCGCCATGTGGCACAGCAAGGTTTCGCCTTGGAATGTGAAGGATAAGGGGCCACAACGCGATATAATGGGAGAGATCTTTAGCGAACTAAAAAAGCGTAAAATTAAAACCATAGCTACTTTTCATCATGCTCGCTATGGGCAACGTAACGCCGATACACCAGAAAATTGGGGAACAGAAGATTGGAGATCTGGATATAACAGTCATTACCCTTATCATCCCGACCTTCCCACTTCTTCAACGGACCCTGAGTTAAGCTTGCTGTATGGAAACTTTGAATCAATGGATGATTTTCATGATTTTTGGTTAAATACAGTTAATGAAGTCGTTGATGGTTATTCTCCAGATATTATCTGGTATGATGCCTGGCTTAATATGATTCCTGAAAAGTACCGACAGGAGATGGCTGCAAACTTTTTTAACAGTGGTATAAAAAACAATAAAGAGGTGGTCATCTGTCATAAGCAAAATGATATGCCTATGTCTTTAAGTGTGTTGGATTTTGAACAAGGTGGTCGTCGAGAAACTCACCCCATGCCTTGGATGACGGATATTACCTTAAGCCATGGCTCTTGGTGTTATACCGAAGGATTGGAATATAAAGATGCTGCTTTGGTTCTTCGAAATATGGTTGATGTTTGGAGTAAGAATGGTATTGTATTATTAAACATATCACCTCGCGCAGATGGTGTGATTCCTGATGAACAAAAGAAAGTGCTACTTGAAATTGGCCAATGGCTGGAAACCTATGGTGAATCGGTATATGAAACCCGACCATATTTTGTTCACGGTTATGGCAATGCCAATACCGGAGATGGTTCCCATGGAGGGCAATCGGCTAAAATAAAGTATACAAAAGATGACGTTCGTTTTACCATCTCTAAGGATGGTAAGAACCTGTATGTATCTTTTTTAGGAAAACCGAAACAAGGAGAGCGCATTCGTATCAATCCATTGGGTATACACCAGTATCATCCAACTTCGCCTATCAAACGAGTAACTTTGCTTGGTTCTGATACCGAAGTTAAATGGGAAGCCACAACAAGTACCTTTTATATTACAATGCCGAACGTGGAGATGAACGATTTAGTAACGGTTTTTAAGTTTGAATTAGAGTAA